A region of the Paenibacillus sp. J23TS9 genome:
CTCAAGTAGGGGACTCGGTATTCGTGGTTATGGAGCATGACAAACAGGGACGCCTTCGTGCCAAACTGGCGGGAGAGCAGGAATTGTCCCGGCATGCCTTCAGTGCCCCTGTATCCTGGCTGAACCAATGGTTCAAGGCCACGGTATACAGACCACTGCAGATGGGGACCTTCGTCATCGTAGATGGTGGCGTAGTAGGCCTCGGTGTCATCGGTATGATTCACTCTTCAGAGCGTCTTAATTTGTTAAGACTCGGTGAGGAAGTGGAAGTCCGTGTCAGTCATATCCGGGAAGACGGCCGTGTAAATCTATCTATGGCCCAGCGCAAGGAAGTTGGCCGTGACATGGATTCGGAACGAATTCTTACCTTCTTGAAGGAACGTCCTGCCGGCGGCATGCCGTATTCGGATGCGACGCCTCCGGATATTATCAAGCAGCGCTTTGGCATCAGTAAATCCGCCTTTAAACGGGCATTGGGTAAATTGATGAAGGAAGGACTTGTGACTCAGAAGGAAAATTGGACGTATTTAGCCAAATCGGATTCTGAGAAACAGGAAAATTCCACTGAAAGCTGAAAGTGAACAGAAAGTGCGGTGTCATCATGTCTTCATACAGAAAATTTGCATATGTCTACGATGAATTGATGGAGGATATGCCTTATCCGGATTGGCTTCGTTTTGCCCGTCAGGCTTGGGATAAACATGGCAGTATGCCGAAAAGCGTAGTCGAGCTCGGCTGCGGTACGGGCAGCATTACCATCCCGCTCGTCAACTCAGGCTTCGAAGTGACGGGAATCGATCTATCTGCGGACATGCTGTCTGTGGCAAGGCGAAAAATGGAAAGCACGCCGCAGGGCAGCAGACTCTACCGTGAAGGCTCGATACGCTGGGTGCAGCAGGATATGCGGGAATGGGAAATTCCGGAGCAGGTGGACGCGGTTATTTCCTTCTGCGATTGCTTTAGTTATTTGCTGGAAGAGAGAGATGTCACCGCTGCATTTGCTCAAACCTATAAGGGATTAAAGCCCGAAGGGATTTTTCTGTTCGATGTGCATCATCCGAATACGATGATCCGTTACGATGAAGAGCAGCCTTTTGTCTGGGATGACAGGTCTGTATCTTACATATGGACCTGCGAGCTGGATGCTCCCCGGTGTGAAATCGAACATCATTTGAGCATTTTCGCGAAGGAAGAGCAGAGCGATCTCTACCGCCGGTTTGAAGAAACGCATGTCCAGCGAGCCTATGATCCGGAATGGATGAAGACGGAACTGGTCAAGGCGGGATTCCGCGACGTGAAATGCTATGCTGATTTTGAATGGGTGGAAGCCGGAGATGATGCCCAGCGGCTTTTTTATGTGGCTGTTAAATAGCAATGCATAGCCTAATTCGGATTAGCCGTATCCGGAAATGGGAAACATAATGCCTCGGAACACGGCTTCCGGGGCTTTTTGCTACATGGTATTCTGGGTAATAAAAAGAAGCTTCGTAGAAGAAAGGATGGAAGAAAATGAAACTCACTAATTTAAAAAATAAAACAGCGATCATTACAGGTGCAGGAAAGGGAATCGGCCTTGCCATCGCGACTGCATTAGCCAAAGAAGGAGTTCATCTGGGTCTGATGGCTAGAACCGCCTCCGATCTAGACGCGCTAAGTGATTCTTTGACCAAGGAGTATGGAGTCTCCGTGTATACCGCGACGGCGGATGTATCTTCCCGTACGGAGGTAGATAATGCCATATCGAAACTGGGGCGGGAGCTTGGAAGCATAGATATCCTAATCAACAATGCAGGTATGGCTGCGTTTGGTACGGTGGCTGAAATGGATCCGGAGCAATGGGAGCGTATCATCCAAGTAAACCTGATGGGCACGTATTACGTATCCCGGGCAGTTCTGCCAACCATGATGGAACAAAACAGCGGCAATATCATTAATATCTCATCGACAGCAGGTGAAAAAGGATTCGCAACAGGTTCCGCATACTGCGCATCCAAATTCGGAATCATGGGACTGACAGAGTCACTTCTTCAGGAAGTACGCAAAAAGAACATTCGTGTAATGGCACTGACTCCAAGCACGGTGAATACAGATTTGGCGCGTGACAACAATTTGAACATTGGAGACGAGGATCGGATGATGCAGCCGGAGGATGTGGCTGAGCTCGCTTTGGCCTCCTTAAAGCTTCCAGCCCGTGTTTTTGTGAAGTCTGCAGGTATTTGGACAACCAATCCACAATAAAAATATATCAATGGCTTTAAAGCCTGTCTCTTCTGGATCGGATACCGATCTGCCAAGAGGCAGGCTTTTTTGCTATGAAAAAAACTTGAGACGCTGCAAATTTTACAGTCACGACGTTTTTTTTACAGAAGCTTTACCGTGCCTTAACCCTTGCAACTTGGCACCAAGTTAGACTGTCACTACAGACAGCCGAAGCGATACAGCCAAGCGGGCATGATCAGTTTCGGCAGCAGTTGTCTGCTTATTCTAAGATAAGGTGGTGCTGAGGTATCAAGACGGAACTGCATTGTCATACGACCATTTCGGACGGCTCGCATTCATTTGATGAATTGGCCGAGGCAGCCCTGAAAGAAAACATTAACGTGTTGGCGGTAACGAACCACGATACAACCAAAGGCCTCGCCTTGATGGTAGAACGGGGAAGAGAGCTCGGGCTCGAAATCATTCCGGGGATCGAAATATCCGCCTTTGACTTGGAAAGAAGCAAGAGGGTGCATATCCTGGGCTATTTCATTGAGCCGGGACATCCGGCTCTTGAGCAGTTATGCACCCCGATGATAGAAAAGCGGCATGAAGCCTCCCGTCTCATGGTTAAACGCCTGATCGAGGCCGGATACGGCATCACCTGGGAACAGGTTCTGCGGTATGCGGAAGGGGGAACCGGCGTATACAAGCAGCATATTATGCACGCGCTGATCGACAACGGCTATGCGAAATCCATATACGGCGAGCTGTACACAAAATTGTTTTCCCGCGGGGGAAACGGTGAGGAGCCCGGCTTAGCTTACGTCCGGCTGGACTACCTTCACGCCCGTGACGCCATCGAGGCCATCCTTCAGGCAGGCGGGATACCGGTTCTGGCCCATCCGGGCCA
Encoded here:
- a CDS encoding S1 RNA-binding domain-containing protein, yielding MSPVAGTIETYEVLREVSPYGYFLDAGDQDVLLHYTELTHEIKPGDDVEVFIFYDTEDRLAATMKKPYLTLGEMAKLVVADVHPRLGCFLEMGLGRQLLLPIRELPELKELRPQVGDSVFVVMEHDKQGRLRAKLAGEQELSRHAFSAPVSWLNQWFKATVYRPLQMGTFVIVDGGVVGLGVIGMIHSSERLNLLRLGEEVEVRVSHIREDGRVNLSMAQRKEVGRDMDSERILTFLKERPAGGMPYSDATPPDIIKQRFGISKSAFKRALGKLMKEGLVTQKENWTYLAKSDSEKQENSTES
- a CDS encoding class I SAM-dependent methyltransferase is translated as MSSYRKFAYVYDELMEDMPYPDWLRFARQAWDKHGSMPKSVVELGCGTGSITIPLVNSGFEVTGIDLSADMLSVARRKMESTPQGSRLYREGSIRWVQQDMREWEIPEQVDAVISFCDCFSYLLEERDVTAAFAQTYKGLKPEGIFLFDVHHPNTMIRYDEEQPFVWDDRSVSYIWTCELDAPRCEIEHHLSIFAKEEQSDLYRRFEETHVQRAYDPEWMKTELVKAGFRDVKCYADFEWVEAGDDAQRLFYVAVK
- a CDS encoding 3-ketoacyl-ACP reductase, which produces MKLTNLKNKTAIITGAGKGIGLAIATALAKEGVHLGLMARTASDLDALSDSLTKEYGVSVYTATADVSSRTEVDNAISKLGRELGSIDILINNAGMAAFGTVAEMDPEQWERIIQVNLMGTYYVSRAVLPTMMEQNSGNIINISSTAGEKGFATGSAYCASKFGIMGLTESLLQEVRKKNIRVMALTPSTVNTDLARDNNLNIGDEDRMMQPEDVAELALASLKLPARVFVKSAGIWTTNPQ
- a CDS encoding PHP domain-containing protein; its protein translation is MKTELHCHTTISDGSHSFDELAEAALKENINVLAVTNHDTTKGLALMVERGRELGLEIIPGIEISAFDLERSKRVHILGYFIEPGHPALEQLCTPMIEKRHEASRLMVKRLIEAGYGITWEQVLRYAEGGTGVYKQHIMHALIDNGYAKSIYGELYTKLFSRGGNGEEPGLAYVRLDYLHARDAIEAILQAGGIPVLAHPGQYGNFEFVRELVGMGLQGIEVWHPLHDAGDEERAMEYARLYDLVMTGGSDFHGFYGEKEVRLGSKDPGMSCIQELKDRRPKQRGNMHGKAPDSSPCGK